ACCCCCCCGcccgctccccacccccaccggAAACATTCCTGCCACATTCCTTCAACTGCGAGGCCCAGCCCGCCGCTCCCCACCCCGCCTCCGCGCCGGGCCCAGGGCTTTCCTGCGTCCCCTCCACCGCCGGCTCGCCCCCTGAGGAGGGGGCTGGGCCAGGGCCTCGGCTGACcggggaggaagaaggggagcaGAGAAAAACATGAGTCACAGCCGTGTGTCACTGGAGCGCATTTCAATTCCCTGCATCACAGGAGGTGTGGAAGGCCGCCTCGGGGACCAGGCGCGGGAGGTGCGCCCGAGAAGGCCCCGGGCCGGCCTGCAGGGCGCGCCTCTCCGCCTGCGCCCTTTCCTCCCCCACCGCCCTCCCCGCCATCTTCCCCTTTGGCTTCCTTCTCGCTCGGTGCAACAAGTCTTTGTTAAGCCGGGCGCCGGGCGGGCCAGGCGTGGCGGAGATGGCCTGCGTGCTCGGCCCCTGCCCTCAAAGCGCTTCCAGGCGACCTCTGGcccaccttttatttttatttacagttcCAGCGGAAGGGCCCAGGTCCCCAAGTGGGCCTGCGTATCTCCAGAACACCATCTAAGTCACCTCAAGGCATGAAGCCTCCCTTGGGTGTACCTGCCAACGAACCAATCGTTGGTTTCGCTGGAAGGCTCCACCTTGATCATGGCTCGCTGGTGGCCATTAATAAAACACTTTGGATCTCACAAGTTTCACGTTTGAATTTCACAAGACTTGTATCTCACCAATCAGCCACACGCGGGTTGACACTGAAAGGCACATGCTGACACCTGTCCGCCCAGGGTAAATCTACTAGCTCTCTATTTTAGTGAGGGGGTGGCATGTAGGCCGCAGAATTCTCTAGCGAGCGCGTTTCTCTTCACCCCCTGGGCCCGCGTGGACCCCCGTCCACCCCCACAAGCCCTGGGTGGGGGGCTGGGCCCACAAGCCCTGGAAGCCCCTAGAGGTGACTCTCCCTGGGACCCCGTACCAGGGAGGAAGGATACCGCCACCCGTCACCACCCCCCCGCGAGAAGCTCCTTCGTGACTCCTCTGTGCGTGCCTTCCCACACCTCCTCCGTCCGGGACTGCGAGGAGTGGGCGCTCGACTCGAGTTCACAGCCCAGGCCTCCCACACACCCCTCCCTGCCGTCAGCACCCACCCGCGCCGCAGCGGCGGCTGGCGGGCGGCCGCCCTTTTAAATCCCCGGGCTCATTTGCATGGCCCCGCCCCCTGAGTGACACGGCTGGCGCGGGCGGGCCCGTCCCCCCTGCCCCTGGGTCGCTCTTTTTAAGCTCCCCTGAGCCGGTGCTGCGCTCCTCTAATTGGGACTCCGAGCCGGGGCTATTTCTGGCGCTGGCGCGGCTCCAAGAAGGCGTGAGTTCGCGGCCGCTCCGgtggcttcttttttttatatctataatttaattaaattatttatttattgaggccGCGCACGGGCCGTGCCCAGCTTCCTGCCCCTCGCCATCCTCCGGGGGAGGGGGAATATTTTTGTCCCCCCGCCTGGCTGTGACACATAAATACCCCGCGGGGGCCTGGGCGGCGAGCACGCGGCGGCGGCGGTCTCTGAGCGCCTCTGCTCTCTCTCCCGGTTTCAGATCCGCATTTGCTACCAGCGGCGGCCGCGGCGGAGCCAGGCCGGTCCTCAGCGCCCAGCACCGCCGCTCCCGGCAACCCGGAGCGCGCACCGCAGGCCGGCGGCCGAGCTCGCGGTGAGTCGTCCCCGGGGCCCGCGGTGGCGGCGGCGGAGGGGGGCGCCCGCGCCCCCGCCCGCACGTCGCCCCTCCTGCGAGCCGCCCGGGGCTGCAGCGCGCGCCGCCGGCTTTATTCCCAGGCCGGGGCGGCGCGAGCCGGCGGCGGGGGAGGGCcgcgcggggcgggggcgggcggcGGGGCCCGGCGGCGCGGGGAGGACGCCCGCACCCCTTCCCCCGCGCCGCGGGCGCCCTGCGGGGGGCGGGGACCCGGGTAAGGCGCGCAGTGGGGGAGGGGGCGCGCAGCTGCGGCGAGCGCGAGTTGTGCACCCGGCGGAGCCCGGAGGAGCCCGGCGCACCTCGCGCTGCGGCCGCTCCTGCTGGAACCAGAGCCCGAGCCCGAGCCCGGGCCCGGGTGAGGGGCGGGGAGAAACACGGGCTGCGGCGCGGCAGGAGAGTGGGGGGTCGGGCGCTCCCCGCAGCTCAGGGAAGTTCTGGAAGtgagggggatggggaggaacCCCGAAATTCGGCCCTACGCCCTCTCGGCCTTTCTCTCGCGCCCCCTCCGCAGATGAGGCCGGAGCGCGGGCCTGGGTTTGGGGCTTCACCCCGACCCCACCTCTGGCCTGGCCCGCGCCTCTTCAGCCCCAGGGGCCGGGCCTGCCCTCCGCCCCCACAAACTGGTTTCGCTGCTTTGCTGGGCTGTGTTGGAACTAGTCCCTTTGACTCCccgtttctattttattttcttctggggCTTTATTTTGTGGGGAGGGGACGGAGGGAGGGGGCTTTCTTCCTCTCCCCCGCGCCCGCGCGCGCCAGGTTTCCTGCCCCAAGGCGGGCTTGGGTGCCCCCTCTGGCAGGAAGTGGGGCCGGGTGCACCCGCGTGGCGGTGCATGCGGTCGGGGTGCGCTGCTTTCCCGCGCCTGCAGGAGCGGCCTGCGCCCCTCCCCCCCGCGCGCCCTGGCCCCGGGTCCCGCCGGCCGGCCTGCAACGGCCGGGCGCAGACACTTGCAGAGTCACCCTCGGGCCGGGTCTGGAGCCTGATGCCTCGGGGGCTTAGCGCTAGCTGCTGGGCGGGTAGGCAAAGTGTCGGGTTGAAAGGGTCTCCGGGAACCTACTTTTTCCTGCTCGtcaacttgctgtgtgaccttaggcaactCATAAAGCTTCTCTGGGCTACCTTTTTACGGGGGACGGGGAAGAAAATAAGGGAACCCGCAAGTAATTTCCTAGGGCTTTTCCTGCAGAGTCCTTAAGTATTTGAGGAGCACACTTTGCATGTAGTGTATGGAGGAGACAGGCTTGAGGCCCAAGCGGGCTTATTACAAAGTGAGGGATTGGGGTTAGGCCCTAAATGTAGTGAGGGATTGGGGTTAGGCCCTAAATGTAGTTCCTCCAAGACAGACTTCTGATGTTCAGAAACAGGTGGAAAAGACGAGCGTTTCTTGGCCTCACTGGAAAGGGCCTCGGGCCTTCATTTAGTTCGTGGGGGGTTGGCTGAGGGGGATTAAAGGGTCCCCAGCAGCGAGAGGTGAGGGGAGGCACCAGATGGTATGAGAGCTTCCAGGGAGACCGGCCAAGATCTCCAGGCAGGCCGGGCCAGGCTCTCCGGGATTCCGGACTGGCTTCGCCCAACTGGAACCCCCTCGATGAGGGGGCCCCAGGCAGACCTTATATGAGGTCAGCACTCGTTTAGTTGATTAATTTTGATGTTTAGTTTGAAGGGGGACCTGTGGTGTAATATAAGATTCTAATCACTGCCTGTAATTGCAGAGCAGGCCAAGCCACTAATGACGGAGCAGGATAAATCACCAACCACCTTGTTTAAAAGGGTCTCCAAGTCTGAAACATTGTAAGATAGAATAATTACCAAAGTCCCGCTGTCTGGAGGGTCTCTTGATGCTTGAAAATGGAGGTCCTGGGCCCTCCAGAAATCACaagtttgcaaaaatgtttttttcctctcattggggtaaaaacacttctttttttgtcttttaaattagaCATGGGGGTCCCAccgtattgtccaggctggtctcgaactcctgacctcaagcagtcctcctgccttggcatcccaaagtgctgggattacaggcatgagtcaactCACCTGGCCCATAAATCATTTTCAAATGGTCTAGTTCTTATTTTGGTTAGAGTGAAgatttctttccattattttaagtttttctaaaCTATTACCTAGTTTGATCCTTGAAGCAGTCAGGAGGTAATTCAGGCAGGTACCTTATAATTACCTTGATCTTATAGATTGAGAGGGTTTCAGAAGTGGAGCCGCTTGGGCCCACCCCTTACCATGGCAGGCAGGGATTGGTTACTGGAAAAATGTGTAGGCTAGGCCTCCGGCATCTCATCCATCTGTAGCCTGGGGACGATAAGGACTAGGATGAAGATGTGGAGGACTGTCCTTTCTAAGCCTGTAGTACAGGGTATTCCCAAATACAGGTTGCAGGCCCACCTTCCAATGAGAAGTTTTAGGAAAACTCAAAATTGATGGGGTTAATTAAACCCCAACAGGCCTCTGAGAAGAAGGAAGATGCTAGAAAATGACCAAGAAGGTTTTTGGATGAGCCCTGCCAGGGGGCCAGCCAGGGTCTGTAAGGTGGTGCATTTCAGTTGAATtccctacccatctgacaaagtcCCATCTGACTCCAGTTGGGCAGAGGAGGGTGGCCTTTGGCTTTGGGCTCACTTTCCTCCCCCACCTCACCCACTAGCTTCAACCATCTCCTCCGTCCCTCAATTATACCAATCTTTGAATCCTCCAGGGATTTACCCTAGGTGAGAACAGAGAAGAGAGCTAGTGGGTGGGCACCACCCCTGGCTATGTGATTGGCTTTTTTTGGTCCTGAGTCTTGCACCTTGCCAGATAGGCAGTATTGTCAGTGAGGTGGGCAGGGGATCGATGTCCATAGCTGCCAGATCGCAAGGTcttattctttcccttttcccacTGAACTGCGTAGGCTGGATTTTCTCTTAAAGAGAAAGGGCAGCAGTTGGCTACAGAAGGAGGGGCTGCTGGCAATATGTCAGACCCCACCTCCCCACACCTTTGCCCCAGGGCAGCCTCACCCATGTAGCTAGGTCTGGGCTGGCTATACCTCCTGGGACCCCCCCACCACTCTCCGTTGGGGCGGTGTTAAGGCAGGACAACAAAGAGCCCTTCTAAACAGGAGATAGATAAGGAGCTGATTAGGGCCAACGGCCCTTCCCGCCCTTGGCAGCATCTGGGGGTGGGCAGACCCCTCCATCCTGGGCAGAGTAGGAGGCCTGGGGCCCCCTGGGAGCACAATTTTCTGCAGTGTGCCTTGAAGGTGTGGATGATGAGGGGGTAGAAAGTGGCTGAAGTGAGATGTTTGTTTAAAAGCACTTTTCTGTCTCCCAGCATCCCAGCCATCACTCTTCCACCTGCTCCTTAGAGAAGGGAAGATGAGCGAGTCGAGCTCGAAGTCCAGCCAGCCCTTGGCCTCCAAGCAGGAAAAGGACGGCACTGAGAAGCGGGGCCGGGGCAGGCCGCGCAAGCAGCCTCCGGTGAGTCCCGGGACAGCACTGGTAGGGAGTCAGGTGGGTGTCCAAACCTTTGCTTCACTCGGTTTACCCTTTGGGGCTAGGGAGGTGCCTGGAGTTTCATTCAGCAGGCGAGAGCATGCATGGAGGGTGCAGAATGATTCTGCGCAGTAAGCGTGTGGGTGTGTCCTCCCACCTGTGTGTACTCCTGCCCCCTTGCAACTCTGGTCAGATCTCTAGAAACCCCAGGAGAGAACCGGGCGTTGAGGAATTCAAGATGAATTCTGAAGCCAATGGCAGAAAGTCCAAACGTAAAGCACCCCAGAGGTCACGTAGCCAGTGCTTACTTAAAACACTCGCCTTTTTCTAAATTTCCAATCCACTGTGGACCAGTGAGTTTAAAATGCAGTaaagatgaatgaacaaaaatgaACACAGAAAAGCCTAGGGTTTTTAATCGTTAGATTCAGTGCATGTAAAATGATTTTTGTCAATTTGCTGTAAAGTTTTCTGAATACTTATGGTCGATTGTGTACTTCCTCATCCCAGGTGAGAAACGGGTGCCTGCATGGGCCAGCACCTGTTTATGCACAGGCCATGTTATGAGTAGTTCTGGAATGGGCATTGCCCCTGGCTCTTTAGGTGGGAATTGAAGCCCAAGAAGTCAAAAATGTTGGGGGTTGGTGGCAGTGACCCTCAGAACCTTGGTGCTGCTCTCCCCACAAGTTCCTCATAGAAGGATGAGGCTGCCAGTCTGGCGATGTGGGGCACCCTAGGGAGCATGGCCACTTGGGCTTGGGGGGACCCCATATTGGCCTCTTACAGAGGCAGCTGTCACCCAAGTGAGGGGTGGCTGTTGGTGAAGCCCAGTTACTTCCCTTCCTTGGGAAAGAGGTAAGAGGAGTTGAAGTTGACCTCTGCCCCTTAAACATGATACAGGTTGTTCACCTGCAGGATTTCCCTGTCCGTAAGGTGGAGAGTGGTCTGTGCTGACCTGGGCCTAGGGAGACACGAGCTGTGAGGAGTCTGCTGTGTTGGAATTTGGCAGCCACCTTCAGAGCCTGGGGTGGGGTCATTTGTCCTCTTAGCCTAgctccctcagcctctcctccTACCCCACCTGTTAACCATGGTCAGTGGGAGGTGTCAGGAGGGGTGCAGGGTTACTGGACCCTGGTTATAGACAGCCCATGGGCAGCCCCCTAGGAAACAGTAGCTGGCGCGCCTTCACCACACACCTTCTATGCATTATGCAGCAGCTTTTTATTCTATCTACGGCCTATTAAAATTTCAGTGGGAATGATGGCAGGGATCTCTGGAGTCCGGCTATAATTCCACTTCTCTGGGGGCAGCCAGGATGGGCTCCAGGTTTGCAAGTGCAGGCAGGGAGTGTATGTCCAGCATAGATCATCTGAGAGGGTGGGCAGTGATCATGGCCCAGTGCTAGATAACCATACATTACCCATTTAATCTCCATGACACCCTGAGAGGGAAGTCTTCaccatttatagatgaggaaactgaggctccagcaTTAAGTGTCCTGCCCAAGATCAGTGTCAGAACTGAGACTTGGGCAGAGCCACCTAACAGTGTCTTTCTGTCCCCAGAATGCCTTTCCTAGGGGTCTTCTGAGCTCTTGACATTTTGCGTCTTAGAAACCTGCAGGGAAGCaaggggagaggtgggaggcACTTTGCAAAGTTGCTCAAACTGGAGCTTTGGATCCTGAAGGGATTCCTCGGTGAGGGATGGTTCGTGGTTCTTGGTTCTTGCTGACTTAACCTTGTTGAGGAGGCAGAGGGCTGTGTCTTCCGAGGGGGTGGAAACAGGTGGTGACTGTCCCTGACTACCCCCTCTGTCTTTAAAGAAGGAGCCCAGCGAAGTGCCAACACCTAAGAGACCTCGGGGCCGACCAAAGGGAAGCAAAAACAAGGGTGCTGCCAAGACCCGGGTGAGACTTGAGATGGGACCACCCCTGGGTGGATGACTAGCAGAGGATCCTCTTGTTGGCTCCATGGCCACAGCTCTGGGGAGGTCTGGGAAGGGGCTCAGTCATCCCAGTTGTGTACCCCCTTCCCTGGTACAGGGATGGCAATGAGTCTTTGGTAACTGGGGAGAGTGGGGCGATGACTAAGGTCTTACTTCTGGGGGGTTGGTCCTGCCCAGGACACTGCGGAGATCAGGTCAGAAGTCCCACAGCTTTCCTGATCTAGAGAAAGGCAGAGTGGGGAGAATGGAGGGTCCCTGCCAGCCCCTGGGCTGAGAATGTTACCTTCTCCTCTTGGGGTCTCCTGGAGCCTGAAGGGGTGGGGACAAGCAGCAAAGGCCAGATTCACAGTGGCATTAGCCTTTCagaaaagttgttttgttttttattttatttttttaaagacacgaCTCATATCCTCTGAGTCATGGGCAGAGGTGGGAGTAGGGGGCGTGTGTGTATGTTGAGGGGGCAAATGTGGCTGGCCAGTCATCGCCAGCTGGACTTGGGTGGGCCTGTTGGGTGAGAGTGTTGGGTCGCCCTGAACAGGCAGGTAGGTCTGCTCCCCATCACCATTGGGCATCGGGTGAGCACTGTTGAGCATTTTGGACTTAGGAGATATTTTCTCTAACCCTCTAGAAAACCACCACAACTCCAGGAAGGAAACCAAGGGGCAGACCCAAAAAACTGGTAGGTGAAGAAGCAGACTGCTGCTTGCCTCCTGGGCTCTTTTGAGTGAGGGTGTTAAGAGT
The sequence above is drawn from the Nomascus leucogenys isolate Asia chromosome 22a, Asia_NLE_v1, whole genome shotgun sequence genome and encodes:
- the HMGA1 gene encoding high mobility group protein HMG-I/HMG-Y isoform X3, yielding MSESSSKSSQPLASKQEKDGTEKRGRGRPRKQPPKEPSEVPTPKRPRGRPKGSKNKGAAKTRKTTTTPGRKPRGRPKKLEKEEEEGISQESSEEEQ
- the HMGA1 gene encoding high mobility group protein HMG-I/HMG-Y isoform X4: MSESSSKSSQPLASKQEKDGTEKRGRGRPRKQPPEPSEVPTPKRPRGRPKGSKNKGAAKTRKTTTTPGRKPRGRPKKLEKEEEEGISQESSEEEQ
- the HMGA1 gene encoding high mobility group protein HMG-I/HMG-Y isoform X2; the encoded protein is MSESSSKSSQPLASKQEKDGTEKRGRGRPRKQPPVSPGTALVGSQEPSEVPTPKRPRGRPKGSKNKGAAKTRKTTTTPGRKPRGRPKKLEKEEEEGISQESSEEEQ
- the HMGA1 gene encoding high mobility group protein HMG-I/HMG-Y isoform X1, which gives rise to MSESSSKSSQPLASKQEKDGTEKRGRGRPRKQPPVSPGTALVGSQKEPSEVPTPKRPRGRPKGSKNKGAAKTRKTTTTPGRKPRGRPKKLEKEEEEGISQESSEEEQ